From a region of the Xanthomonas rydalmerensis genome:
- a CDS encoding alpha/beta hydrolase translates to MLRYAAIALAVLAIAYLSVCALLYRGQRDLLYFPQGTRVAPAQTDFALRRGADVQVRGWQVTPGRDKVLLYFGGNAEDLRSARAQLQAALPGHSLYLLAYRGYGASDGTPSETALVGDAVALCDHVRAAQPQAQIAVLGRSLGSGVASQLAARRAVSRLVLVTPFDSLVSAAQAHYPWVPVRWLLRDRYDSATALRGYRGPLLVLRAGHDQVVPPASTDALLNALPQRPTVVAFAQADHNDISDDPGYVQALQAFLR, encoded by the coding sequence ATGCTGCGCTACGCCGCCATTGCCCTCGCCGTCCTCGCCATCGCCTATCTGAGCGTCTGCGCCCTGCTCTACCGGGGCCAGCGCGACCTGCTGTATTTCCCGCAGGGCACGCGGGTGGCGCCGGCGCAGACCGACTTCGCGCTGCGACGCGGTGCGGACGTACAGGTGCGCGGCTGGCAGGTCACTCCCGGCCGCGACAAGGTGCTGCTGTACTTCGGCGGCAATGCCGAGGACCTGCGTTCGGCACGCGCGCAGTTGCAGGCCGCCCTGCCCGGCCACAGCCTCTACCTGCTCGCGTATCGCGGCTACGGCGCCAGCGATGGCACACCCAGCGAGACCGCACTGGTCGGCGACGCCGTGGCGCTGTGCGACCATGTGCGCGCCGCGCAGCCGCAGGCGCAGATCGCGGTGCTGGGGCGCAGCCTGGGCAGCGGCGTAGCCAGCCAGCTGGCGGCGCGCCGCGCGGTGTCGCGGCTGGTGCTGGTGACGCCATTCGACAGCCTGGTCTCGGCGGCACAGGCGCACTATCCGTGGGTCCCGGTGCGCTGGCTGCTGCGCGATCGCTACGACTCGGCCACCGCCTTGCGCGGCTATCGTGGCCCGCTGCTGGTGCTGCGTGCCGGCCACGACCAGGTGGTGCCGCCGGCCAGCACCGATGCGCTGCTCAATGCCCTGCCGCAGCGCCCGACCGTGGTCGCCTTCGCGCAGGCCGACCATAACGACATCAGCGACGATCCTGGCTATGTGCAGGCGTTGCAGGCGTTCTTGCGCTGA
- the guaB gene encoding IMP dehydrogenase, with protein sequence MLRIQAEALTYDDVSLVPAHSTVLPKDVSLETRLTRDLRLKLPILSAAMDTVTEHRLAVAMAQLGGIGIIHKNLTPAQQAAEVAKVKKFEAGVITEPFTVGPETTIGEVLKLTRARNISGVPVVDGSELVGIVTSRDMRFEKKLDDPVRHIMTKKDRLVTVREGASDEEVLQLLHRHRIEKILVVNDGFELRGLITVKDIQKKTDNPNAAKDAATRLLVGAAVGVGGDTEQRIELLAAAGVDVVIVDTAHGHSQGVIERVAWVKKTYPQLQVIGGNIVTGDAALALMDAGADAVKVGVGPGSICTTRVVAGVGVPQITAIDMVAEALQDRIPLIADGGIRYSGDIGKALVAGASTVMVGGLFAGTEEAPGEVELFQGRSYKSYRGMGSLGAMEKGSKDRYFQDASDADKLVPEGIEGRVPYRGPLSGIIHQLIGGLRATMGYVGCATIEDMRTKPKFVTITGAGQRESHVHDVQITKEPPNYRMG encoded by the coding sequence ATGCTCCGCATCCAGGCTGAAGCTCTCACCTACGACGACGTTTCGCTCGTCCCCGCCCATTCGACCGTCCTGCCCAAGGACGTCAGCCTGGAAACCCGGCTGACCCGCGACCTGCGCCTGAAACTGCCGATCCTCTCGGCCGCGATGGACACGGTCACCGAGCACCGCCTGGCGGTGGCCATGGCCCAGCTCGGCGGCATCGGCATCATCCACAAGAACCTGACCCCGGCGCAGCAGGCCGCCGAAGTGGCCAAGGTCAAGAAGTTCGAGGCCGGCGTCATCACCGAGCCGTTCACGGTCGGTCCGGAGACCACCATCGGCGAGGTGCTCAAACTCACCCGCGCCCGCAACATCTCCGGCGTGCCGGTGGTGGACGGCAGCGAGCTGGTCGGCATCGTCACCAGCCGCGACATGCGCTTCGAGAAGAAGCTCGACGATCCGGTCCGCCACATCATGACCAAGAAGGATCGCCTGGTCACCGTGCGCGAAGGCGCCAGCGACGAGGAAGTGCTGCAGCTGCTGCACCGCCACCGCATCGAGAAGATCCTGGTGGTCAACGACGGCTTCGAGCTGCGCGGCCTGATCACGGTCAAGGACATCCAGAAGAAGACCGACAACCCCAACGCCGCCAAGGACGCCGCCACGCGGCTGCTGGTCGGCGCCGCGGTGGGCGTCGGCGGCGATACCGAACAGCGCATCGAACTGCTGGCCGCGGCCGGCGTGGACGTGGTCATCGTCGACACCGCACACGGCCATTCGCAGGGCGTGATCGAGCGTGTGGCCTGGGTCAAGAAGACCTACCCGCAGCTGCAGGTGATCGGCGGCAACATCGTCACCGGCGACGCCGCGCTGGCGCTGATGGATGCCGGCGCCGATGCGGTCAAGGTCGGCGTGGGCCCCGGCTCGATCTGCACCACGCGCGTGGTTGCCGGCGTCGGCGTGCCGCAGATCACCGCGATCGACATGGTCGCCGAGGCGCTGCAGGACCGCATCCCGCTGATCGCCGACGGCGGCATCCGCTATTCCGGCGACATCGGCAAGGCGCTGGTCGCCGGCGCCTCCACGGTGATGGTCGGTGGCCTGTTCGCCGGCACCGAGGAAGCCCCGGGCGAAGTCGAACTGTTCCAGGGCCGCAGCTACAAGAGCTACCGCGGCATGGGCAGCCTGGGCGCGATGGAGAAGGGCAGCAAGGACCGTTACTTCCAGGACGCCTCCGACGCCGACAAGCTGGTGCCGGAAGGCATCGAAGGCCGCGTGCCGTACCGCGGCCCGCTCAGCGGCATCATCCACCAACTGATCGGCGGCCTGCGCGCGACCATGGGCTACGTGGGCTGCGCCACCATCGAGGACATGCGCACCAAGCCGAAGTTCGTCACCATCACCGGTGCCGGCCAGCGCGAGAGCCACGTCCACGACGTGCAGATCACCAAGGAACCGCCGAACTACCGCATGGGCTGA
- a CDS encoding DNA-binding protein: MEYTFTLKYQLADEDRDTDALVERLGEAGCDDALVGIGQPGRLALEFTREADSADAAVRSALADVRSAVPSARLIEVAPDLVGLTDVADIVGVSRQNMRKLMLAHPGSFPAPVHEGSASIWHLADVLAWLQAKGSYALAMDVLEVACVALQVNVAKEGRRLSRSTSEELEALVG, translated from the coding sequence ATGGAATACACCTTCACCCTGAAGTACCAACTGGCCGACGAGGACCGCGATACCGATGCGCTGGTCGAGCGTTTGGGTGAGGCCGGCTGCGACGATGCCCTGGTCGGCATCGGGCAGCCGGGGCGGCTCGCGCTGGAGTTCACCCGCGAGGCGGACAGTGCGGACGCTGCTGTGCGCAGCGCGTTGGCGGACGTGCGGAGCGCCGTGCCATCGGCCAGGCTGATCGAGGTCGCACCGGATCTGGTCGGGCTGACCGATGTGGCCGACATCGTGGGCGTGTCGCGGCAGAACATGCGCAAGCTGATGCTAGCCCATCCGGGCAGCTTCCCCGCGCCGGTGCATGAGGGCAGCGCGTCGATCTGGCACTTGGCGGATGTACTGGCCTGGCTGCAGGCGAAGGGTAGCTACGCGCTGGCCATGGACGTTCTGGAGGTGGCGTGCGTTGCCTTGCAGGTCAACGTGGCCAAGGAGGGGCGGCGGTTATCGCGCTCAACTTCTGAGGAGCTGGAAGCTCTCGTTGGATGA
- the folD gene encoding bifunctional methylenetetrahydrofolate dehydrogenase/methenyltetrahydrofolate cyclohydrolase FolD, translated as MTDSAPVSSVPARILDGRRIAEDLLDELKARVDARLAAGQPRPGLAVVLVGGDPASAVYVRNKRRAAEKVGIEAFDYDLPAGTSEAELLALIDRLNADPKIHGILVQLPLPGIPDASRLIHRIDPRKDVDGFHPENVGHLALREFGLRPCTPRGIVTLLAHTDQPVRGRNATIVGVSNHVGRPMALELLIAGCTVSCCHKFTPPEVLQARVRDADILVVAVGRPGLVPGEWVKPGAVVIDVGINRLDDGRLVGDVGFDAAAQRASWITPVPGGVGPMTVATLMQNTIEAAEAAGIGDSGLGIR; from the coding sequence ATGACCGATTCCGCGCCCGTCTCCTCCGTCCCGGCCCGCATCCTCGACGGGCGCCGCATCGCCGAAGACCTGCTCGACGAGCTCAAGGCACGGGTCGACGCGCGACTGGCGGCCGGGCAGCCGCGGCCCGGGCTGGCGGTGGTGCTGGTGGGCGGCGACCCGGCGTCCGCGGTGTACGTGCGCAACAAGCGCCGTGCGGCCGAGAAGGTCGGCATCGAGGCGTTCGACTACGACCTGCCGGCCGGTACCAGCGAAGCCGAACTGCTGGCGCTGATCGACCGGCTCAATGCCGACCCCAAGATCCACGGCATCCTGGTGCAATTGCCGCTGCCGGGCATTCCCGATGCCAGCCGGCTGATCCACCGCATCGATCCGCGCAAGGATGTGGACGGCTTCCATCCGGAGAACGTCGGCCACCTGGCGCTACGCGAATTCGGCCTGCGCCCGTGCACGCCGCGCGGCATCGTCACCCTGCTGGCGCATACCGATCAGCCGGTGCGCGGGCGCAACGCCACCATCGTCGGCGTCAGCAACCACGTCGGCCGGCCGATGGCGCTGGAACTGCTGATCGCCGGCTGCACGGTCAGCTGCTGCCACAAGTTCACCCCGCCGGAGGTGCTGCAGGCGCGGGTGCGCGACGCCGACATCCTGGTGGTGGCGGTGGGGCGGCCGGGGCTGGTCCCGGGCGAGTGGGTCAAGCCCGGCGCGGTGGTGATCGACGTCGGCATCAATCGCCTGGACGACGGCCGTCTGGTCGGCGACGTCGGCTTCGACGCGGCGGCGCAGCGCGCCAGCTGGATCACCCCGGTGCCGGGCGGGGTCGGGCCGATGACCGTGGCCACGCTGATGCAGAACACGATCGAGGCCGCTGAGGCGGCGGGGATTGGGGATTCGGGATTGGGGATTCGTTGA
- a CDS encoding DUF1244 domain-containing protein has protein sequence MTDTTRIEAAAFRRLLQHLNQDRPDVQNIDLMILAGFCRNCLADWYREAAAAEGEDLSKEQARERVYGMPFADWKAQHQAEATPEQLAAFAEAQRKHG, from the coding sequence ATGACCGACACCACCCGCATCGAGGCCGCCGCCTTCCGCCGCCTGCTGCAGCACCTCAATCAGGACCGTCCCGACGTGCAGAACATCGACCTGATGATCCTGGCCGGGTTCTGCCGCAACTGCCTGGCCGACTGGTACCGCGAGGCGGCGGCCGCCGAAGGCGAAGACTTGAGCAAGGAGCAGGCGCGCGAGCGCGTCTACGGCATGCCGTTCGCCGACTGGAAGGCGCAGCACCAGGCCGAGGCCACACCGGAGCAACTGGCCGCCTTCGCCGAGGCGCAGCGCAAGCACGGCTAG
- a CDS encoding tetratricopeptide repeat protein translates to MTEGVQKKKVSPSEFMRQLRPALYSDTSDRTTYLLDATTLEYSLDTITARNQTHDFELFCRKLCERTICPNLKPATGPEGGGDSKADTETIPVADEIATLTYVGEPNSGKERWAFAFSAKKTWAEKARNDVAGIAETQRGYQKVYCVTAQFARAKDRARVEDELTKKYGLTVTILDRSWIVEQVVGGDRRDLAFNYLGVGQEIADARRLGPTDYSRSRQLEDVEKLIGNPEAFSGMEMQRVTEALVAAKLSRNLERPRTETDGRFARAIRLAERDGTSRQTLEAHYEWIWTAFWWFDDVAHLNASYDAFEKLVIDTDHAKNLELLCNLAQLLFNSVIHQHLTSGEAKLEERIARLSDRLKAMVADHDRPNNSLEARTSLLVIEVNQAALKKDPQRLSSLWPQFSEVIEQANGLGEFAAERLTKMIEVFGNVAGKDQGYTRLVDDVAAFVSERTGEAQGALVLLRRAQQLDFEDNFEMIRLLGKAARQLTKKEYADALIETMQLLTLAYRSAGLLWAARASCIFAVASIFIEAEENSDLPASIVPTVMMLAWIAVELRHLPDCLEAVRLVRGCAAGLPLDDASNERIAKRLMEFDLILGSQLLNFTSAELEQVVQLPDVLDRLGLHQSRNSLLYALGYEPVLRDEGSIPKEETPESIAEFFTLLASQPVSDNLHGPVVFNESDSHSYVSRVQGMRIVVHYQMSETSILVAESVVGVIEALFATAPEIGAAAHTENFRISIQEGADVLAPDFVVDEEGMAATVNWPVGLAPATYGRQDEVQRALIGLAATIFAATCFVKDLQQTVERFFTNEAVLDRVSMIVVAGNSRQRIFKKAVSKLGDWAQLATTSFPLVQSRPCIRRRALGAAVENDDAAAIDTSSPSWPKNHRDLGVRSVIDLHLWNRAGWTGAAFADWGAAYPPAMALMFTDEDAARKIFQRWRERFGEIDKDGDIYIAIVRGISAENPAHYRVLITSRLPSEDKRSGNRSLMVASRIQTMHAESDANLVRFLDAYGRSQAYLLVPAILRSGSSPQFLLELAILKRKLSVKNASEVGEHEIEMMALGPE, encoded by the coding sequence ATGACTGAGGGAGTGCAAAAAAAGAAAGTATCACCATCGGAGTTCATGCGCCAACTGCGTCCTGCGCTCTACTCAGATACGAGTGATCGCACGACCTACCTGCTTGACGCAACGACGCTTGAGTACAGCCTCGACACCATTACCGCACGCAACCAGACTCACGACTTTGAGCTCTTTTGCCGCAAGCTGTGTGAGCGCACGATTTGCCCAAACCTTAAACCTGCCACCGGACCCGAAGGGGGCGGGGACAGCAAGGCTGATACCGAAACCATTCCTGTTGCGGACGAGATCGCAACTCTTACGTATGTGGGCGAACCGAATTCCGGTAAGGAACGTTGGGCGTTCGCCTTCAGCGCTAAGAAGACGTGGGCAGAGAAAGCTCGCAACGACGTGGCAGGCATTGCGGAGACGCAGCGTGGCTATCAGAAGGTCTATTGCGTTACCGCACAGTTCGCCCGTGCGAAGGACCGCGCTCGGGTCGAGGACGAACTCACCAAGAAATATGGCCTGACCGTAACCATTCTTGATCGGAGCTGGATCGTTGAGCAGGTCGTTGGTGGTGATCGCAGGGACCTCGCTTTTAACTACCTCGGTGTTGGACAAGAGATTGCCGACGCGCGCCGACTGGGGCCGACCGACTATTCTCGTTCCCGGCAACTCGAAGATGTCGAGAAGTTGATTGGCAACCCAGAGGCATTTTCCGGAATGGAAATGCAGCGCGTGACGGAGGCTTTGGTTGCGGCCAAGCTTTCGCGCAATTTGGAGCGTCCACGAACAGAAACGGATGGGCGGTTTGCACGCGCAATTCGATTGGCCGAACGAGATGGTACTTCCCGTCAGACGCTTGAAGCGCACTACGAATGGATCTGGACCGCCTTCTGGTGGTTTGACGATGTCGCGCACTTGAACGCCAGCTATGACGCTTTCGAGAAGCTCGTGATCGACACGGATCACGCCAAGAACCTTGAGCTTCTGTGTAACTTGGCTCAACTGCTGTTCAACTCGGTCATTCATCAGCATTTGACTTCCGGTGAGGCCAAGCTGGAGGAGCGCATCGCTCGACTGAGCGACAGATTAAAGGCGATGGTGGCGGACCATGATCGTCCAAACAATTCTTTGGAGGCGCGAACCTCACTACTCGTTATCGAAGTCAATCAGGCGGCGCTCAAGAAAGATCCTCAACGACTCAGTTCACTTTGGCCGCAGTTTTCTGAGGTGATCGAGCAAGCAAATGGTCTGGGCGAGTTTGCTGCCGAGCGCTTGACTAAAATGATTGAGGTGTTTGGCAACGTCGCGGGAAAGGATCAGGGATATACCCGCCTTGTCGACGACGTTGCGGCGTTCGTGTCGGAGCGCACTGGCGAAGCTCAGGGAGCACTCGTACTCCTCAGGCGCGCTCAGCAGCTCGATTTCGAAGACAACTTCGAAATGATCAGGTTGCTGGGCAAGGCCGCGCGGCAGCTCACCAAGAAAGAGTATGCCGACGCGCTGATCGAGACTATGCAACTTCTCACGCTGGCTTATCGCAGTGCCGGACTGCTATGGGCCGCGCGAGCAAGCTGCATTTTTGCAGTGGCTTCGATATTCATCGAGGCTGAAGAGAATAGCGATCTTCCGGCCTCAATCGTGCCAACTGTCATGATGCTTGCTTGGATCGCTGTCGAACTGCGGCATTTGCCAGATTGTCTTGAAGCCGTTCGACTGGTTCGAGGCTGTGCTGCAGGGCTTCCGCTCGACGACGCCTCCAATGAGCGTATCGCGAAGCGCCTTATGGAGTTCGATCTCATTCTTGGTAGCCAGTTGCTGAATTTCACATCAGCAGAGCTTGAGCAAGTTGTTCAACTACCCGACGTTCTTGATCGGCTTGGCTTGCACCAGAGTCGAAATTCGCTGCTCTACGCGCTCGGCTATGAGCCAGTGCTCCGCGATGAGGGTTCTATACCGAAGGAGGAAACGCCAGAGAGTATTGCAGAGTTCTTCACATTGCTCGCTAGTCAACCAGTATCAGACAACTTGCATGGGCCAGTCGTCTTCAATGAGTCAGATTCGCACTCTTATGTGTCGAGAGTGCAGGGCATGCGGATTGTGGTTCACTACCAGATGTCGGAGACCTCGATCCTTGTGGCCGAGTCGGTCGTTGGAGTCATTGAGGCGCTTTTTGCGACAGCTCCTGAGATTGGCGCTGCAGCGCACACTGAAAACTTCCGTATCTCGATTCAAGAGGGTGCTGACGTGCTCGCACCTGACTTCGTGGTTGACGAGGAAGGAATGGCCGCGACTGTTAATTGGCCTGTTGGCTTGGCGCCGGCTACATATGGACGACAAGATGAGGTTCAGAGGGCATTGATTGGTTTGGCTGCGACGATCTTCGCAGCCACCTGCTTCGTGAAGGATTTGCAGCAGACCGTCGAACGCTTCTTTACGAACGAAGCTGTACTCGATCGGGTGTCGATGATTGTTGTAGCTGGGAACAGCCGCCAGCGCATCTTTAAGAAGGCTGTATCGAAGCTCGGTGATTGGGCACAGTTGGCGACGACGTCATTCCCGTTGGTGCAATCGCGCCCGTGTATCCGTCGCCGCGCGCTGGGTGCTGCTGTAGAGAATGACGATGCTGCGGCAATCGATACGAGCAGCCCCTCTTGGCCGAAAAATCACCGCGACCTTGGTGTCCGATCAGTCATCGATTTGCATCTTTGGAATCGCGCAGGGTGGACTGGCGCGGCATTTGCCGATTGGGGGGCGGCTTATCCGCCCGCGATGGCCCTGATGTTTACGGATGAGGATGCTGCTAGGAAGATCTTTCAGCGCTGGCGCGAACGTTTTGGGGAGATCGACAAGGATGGAGATATCTACATTGCGATCGTTCGTGGCATCTCTGCTGAGAATCCCGCTCACTATCGCGTACTCATCACCTCGCGGCTACCCTCCGAGGATAAACGTTCTGGCAACCGGTCATTAATGGTGGCGTCTCGAATTCAAACAATGCACGCGGAATCCGATGCCAACCTTGTGCGCTTTCTCGACGCGTATGGGCGATCGCAAGCTTACTTGCTTGTGCCTGCGATATTGCGGAGCGGGAGTTCACCGCAGTTCCTGCTGGAGCTTGCCATCCTGAAGCGGAAATTGAGCGTAAAGAATGCGTCAGAGGTGGGGGAGCATGAGATAGAAATGATGGCGCTTGGACCCGAGTAG
- a CDS encoding helix-turn-helix transcriptional regulator: MEFEVKTLSQVSNVLDAALGQSLPLPGTEAYEALPQFPKRSPLPFRRTIRRHELRQIVPLAETTIYEMERRGEFPRRFNLTPRCVVWDLAEVEAWIEMRKQASRSNSTNVTKGPDVRQRKTRPIHRFTTEPDATI; the protein is encoded by the coding sequence ATGGAGTTCGAGGTGAAAACCCTATCGCAGGTATCCAATGTTCTCGACGCCGCCCTTGGCCAATCTCTCCCCTTGCCTGGGACGGAAGCCTATGAGGCGCTGCCACAGTTCCCCAAGCGCAGTCCGCTTCCTTTCCGGCGCACCATCCGCCGCCACGAACTGCGTCAGATTGTCCCTTTGGCTGAAACAACGATTTACGAAATGGAGCGACGCGGTGAGTTCCCGCGCCGCTTCAACCTGACACCAAGGTGCGTCGTATGGGATCTGGCTGAAGTGGAAGCTTGGATCGAGATGCGCAAACAAGCCTCGCGATCCAACTCCACAAACGTCACAAAGGGGCCGGATGTCAGACAGCGCAAGACACGCCCCATTCACAGGTTCACAACTGAACCAGATGCCACCATCTAA
- the guaA gene encoding glutamine-hydrolyzing GMP synthase yields the protein MTNIHSDKILILDFGAQYTQLIARRIRELGVYCEIWAWDHDPAEIAGFGAKGIILSGGPESTTLPGAPAAPQEVFDSGLPIFGICYGMQTLAAQLGGATEAADQREFGHAEVEVVAADALFSGLTDHAGASRLNVWMSHGDHVSQVPPGFTITAVTDRIPVAAMANEAKRWYGVQFHPEVTHTLQGQTLLRRFVVDVCGCATLWTAANIIDDQIARVRAQVGDDEVILGLSGGVDSSVVAALLHKAIGDKLTCVFVDTGLLRWQEGDQVMAMFAEHMGVKVIRVNAADRYFTALAGVSDPEAKRKIIGNLFVEIFDEESNKLRNAKWLAQGTIYPDVIESAGSKTGKAHVIKSHHNVGGLPEHMKLGLVEPLRELFKDEVRRLGVELGLPRSMVYRHPFPGPGLGVRILGEVKREYAELLAKADAIFIDELRKADLYDKTSQAFAVFLPVKSVGVVGDARAYEWVIALRAVETIDFMTAHWAHLPYDFLGTVSNRIINELRGVSRVVYDISGKPPATIEWE from the coding sequence ATGACCAACATCCACAGCGACAAGATCCTCATCCTCGATTTCGGTGCGCAGTACACGCAGTTGATCGCGCGGCGCATCCGCGAACTCGGCGTGTATTGCGAGATCTGGGCGTGGGACCACGATCCGGCCGAGATTGCCGGCTTCGGCGCCAAGGGCATCATCCTCTCCGGCGGCCCGGAATCGACCACGCTGCCGGGCGCGCCGGCCGCGCCGCAGGAAGTGTTCGACAGCGGCCTGCCGATCTTCGGCATCTGCTACGGCATGCAGACCCTGGCCGCGCAGCTCGGCGGCGCCACCGAAGCAGCGGACCAGCGCGAGTTCGGCCACGCCGAAGTCGAGGTGGTCGCTGCCGATGCGCTGTTCTCCGGGCTGACCGATCACGCAGGCGCGTCGCGTTTGAATGTGTGGATGAGCCATGGCGACCACGTGTCGCAGGTGCCGCCGGGCTTCACCATCACCGCCGTCACCGACCGCATCCCGGTCGCGGCCATGGCCAACGAGGCCAAGCGCTGGTACGGCGTGCAGTTCCATCCGGAAGTCACCCACACCCTGCAGGGCCAGACCTTGCTGCGCCGCTTCGTGGTCGACGTGTGCGGCTGCGCCACGCTGTGGACCGCGGCCAACATCATCGACGACCAGATCGCCCGCGTGCGCGCCCAGGTCGGCGACGACGAGGTGATTCTGGGCCTGTCCGGCGGCGTGGATTCGTCGGTGGTCGCCGCGCTGCTGCACAAGGCGATCGGCGACAAGCTGACCTGCGTGTTCGTCGACACCGGCCTGCTGCGCTGGCAGGAAGGCGACCAGGTGATGGCGATGTTCGCCGAGCACATGGGCGTCAAGGTGATCCGGGTCAATGCAGCGGACCGCTACTTCACCGCGCTGGCCGGCGTCAGCGATCCGGAAGCCAAGCGCAAGATCATCGGCAACCTGTTCGTGGAGATCTTCGACGAAGAGTCGAACAAGCTCCGCAACGCCAAGTGGCTGGCGCAGGGCACCATCTATCCGGACGTGATCGAGTCGGCCGGCAGCAAGACCGGCAAGGCCCACGTCATCAAGAGCCACCACAACGTCGGTGGCCTGCCCGAGCACATGAAGCTGGGCCTGGTCGAGCCGCTGCGCGAACTGTTCAAGGACGAAGTGCGGCGCCTGGGCGTCGAACTCGGCCTGCCGCGCAGCATGGTCTACCGCCACCCGTTCCCCGGTCCCGGCCTGGGCGTGCGCATCCTCGGCGAAGTGAAGCGCGAGTACGCCGAACTGCTGGCCAAGGCCGATGCGATCTTCATCGACGAACTGCGCAAGGCCGACCTGTACGACAAGACCAGCCAGGCCTTCGCCGTGTTCCTGCCGGTGAAATCGGTCGGCGTGGTCGGCGACGCCCGCGCCTACGAGTGGGTGATCGCCCTGCGCGCGGTCGAGACCATCGACTTCATGACCGCGCACTGGGCGCACCTGCCGTACGACTTCCTCGGCACCGTGAGCAACCGCATCATCAACGAGCTGCGTGGTGTTTCGCGGGTGGTGTACGACATTTCGGGCAAGCCGCCGGCGACGATCGAGTGGGAGTGA
- a CDS encoding tyrosine-type recombinase/integrase, which produces MLTDTALRNLKPKSKIYKAFDRDGMYVTVSPTGTVTFRYDYRLHGRRETLTIGRYGPAGLSLAMAREKLIDAKKTIAQGKSPAMEKQREKRRLTAVKCFGDVAAKWLDEARMADSTRAMRKHVVQRDILPVFQKRLLNEITPDDLRALCQKVKARGAPATAVHIRDIVKQVYAFAILHGEKVDNPAEGVAASSIATFVAKDRALSPLEIRLMARQMESVATYPTIRLALRMILLTLVRKSELIEATWDEVDFENATWTIPKQRMKGRNPHVVYLSRQALDIFVALHTCAAGSRFVLPSRYDADRCMSHATLNRVTQIVAQRAKEAGLPLEPFTVHDLRRTGSTLLNEVGFNRDWIEKCLAHEDGRSSRGVYNKAEYAEQRRHMLQEWANMVDAWIEGETYVPKLLPENMAVPMLSAVA; this is translated from the coding sequence ATGCTGACCGACACTGCACTGCGCAATCTCAAGCCTAAGTCCAAGATCTATAAGGCTTTTGATCGAGATGGAATGTACGTGACGGTATCGCCTACCGGTACCGTCACCTTCCGCTACGACTATCGTCTTCATGGGCGCCGGGAGACGCTCACCATCGGACGCTACGGGCCTGCCGGCCTATCGTTGGCGATGGCCCGCGAAAAGCTCATTGATGCCAAGAAGACCATCGCCCAGGGCAAGTCGCCCGCGATGGAGAAGCAGCGCGAGAAGCGCCGGCTGACCGCCGTGAAGTGCTTTGGGGACGTGGCGGCGAAATGGTTGGATGAGGCGCGGATGGCCGACAGCACGCGCGCGATGCGTAAGCATGTCGTCCAACGTGACATCCTGCCGGTCTTCCAGAAGCGGCTGCTCAACGAAATCACCCCTGACGACCTGCGCGCTCTCTGCCAGAAGGTGAAGGCCCGCGGTGCTCCTGCCACGGCAGTACACATCCGCGACATCGTGAAGCAGGTCTATGCCTTCGCGATCCTGCATGGAGAGAAGGTGGACAACCCGGCCGAGGGTGTGGCCGCGTCGTCGATCGCCACCTTCGTTGCCAAGGACCGCGCTCTGTCGCCGCTGGAGATCCGGTTGATGGCGCGGCAGATGGAGTCGGTGGCGACCTATCCGACGATCCGGCTCGCGCTGCGCATGATCCTGCTCACGCTGGTGCGCAAGAGCGAGCTGATCGAGGCTACCTGGGACGAGGTGGATTTCGAGAACGCGACCTGGACGATCCCGAAGCAGCGGATGAAGGGGCGCAATCCGCACGTCGTGTACCTGTCGCGCCAGGCGCTGGACATCTTCGTGGCGCTGCACACCTGCGCGGCGGGGTCACGTTTCGTGCTGCCGTCGCGCTATGACGCCGACCGCTGCATGTCGCATGCGACCTTGAACCGGGTCACGCAGATCGTGGCCCAGCGCGCCAAGGAAGCGGGATTGCCGCTGGAACCGTTCACGGTTCACGATCTGCGCCGCACCGGCTCGACCCTGCTCAACGAGGTGGGCTTCAACCGGGACTGGATCGAGAAGTGCCTGGCGCACGAGGACGGGCGCTCGTCCCGCGGCGTCTACAACAAGGCGGAGTACGCCGAGCAACGCCGGCACATGCTGCAGGAGTGGGCCAACATGGTCGATGCGTGGATCGAGGGCGAAACCTACGTTCCGAAATTGCTGCCCGAGAACATGGCGGTGCCGATGCTGAGCGCGGTAGCATGA